In the genome of Candidatus Acidiferrales bacterium, the window GTCCGGCTTGCTCAATCGCAGTTCTTGATGGTTGAGTGAACCTGACCCCAACACCAAAACTTCCGCGGCATCATTGCTCTTGACGATAGAAATCTGCTTTATCGCAGACAGCGCGGCTGTTCCAGGGGCGTCGACGCCCTTCAGCGAGGTCGGCACAACACGCGGAGATTGATCAGCATTGGAACTCGCATCCGAGATCCCGCTTTTCGATACGATGATTTGCAATCCGTCCTGTCCCTGCCGGGTAATTTTGGGAGTAGCTCCGTCGCCGAGCAAAATCTCTAGCCGAGAAACGGTCTTGTCTCCATCCTGGTATTGCTCGAGCCTGTAGCTGCGCACAATGTCTGTGCCCAAAACCTCAGACGCATCCGCGGTCGACGCAGCCACGCCCTTCAGGTCAACATAGTAGAGGTCCGGGCTCGGATGATGAATCGTGTACTGGAACGGTCCACTGGCTTTAGCGTCGAGACGCACGACTCCTTGACCGATTGCTGACGTCACATGCACCGTCGGGCTCGAATCCGCCCGGAGTGCGCTTGTCGGAATCAGGAGGCTCGCCGCCGTGAGGCAGGCAAGCCCAAACGGCTGCCAAATCTTGCTCATTGCTCGTCTCCTGCAATCGGGTAGAGTCGTTTGGTCACTTCGCGTTGCACCACCCTGCCAAACGCGTCTTTGCTTTCCTGCTGGAACGTAATTTGCCCAAGCTCGATTTTTTCCACTACACCGTCGAAAATATGGTCTCCGGTGTGGAGAAAATAGACGTGATCCTCGGGGTTCGCCACTACGGCGACAAAACTATCCGAAGTCCTTACCATCCCTTGGAGCCGCATCGTGGCTACCTGCAAACCGGCGATTCCGGGCGGCAGATTCCCGCGTCCCGCACCAGGCTCGGAGGTCTTCACCAATGGCGCAAAGGGGTCCCGGGTATGCATGGCCTCTTCCACGGCCACAGGCGGCGGAGGGGGCAAAGGAGCTACAATTTGAGGTGTTTGTGGCGCAGCCACGACCTTAGCGGGCAGCGGCTTCTTGGGCTGAGCTTTGGTCTCGACTCTCTTCGCCGGCGCACTCTTCCCAAGGCTGACTTTCTTTCTTACGATCGGTCGCGATGTCCGCTTTTGGGTCACCTGCATCCCAGAACTCGTCTTCGTGGCAGGAGTTTTCGAGGCCTGAGGCTTCGCCGGAGTTCTCGGGACTTGCTGCGACCCTGCCATGGATGCGCACAACAGCAGCAGCGCAAGAAGCGTAACGAATCTCATAAATGGTTGCAGGCGTTTCATGTGTCCTTGTCCCATTCCACTTAGTGATTCCCGGCCATCGGTGCGCTCGGCGCCTTACCGCCAGCTGCGCTGCCGGAACCCGATGCCGTACCGTCCGTCGAGTTTGTGAAAAATGTCGTAATTGTGAATTGAGCCGTTACTGTCGTGCCCGGTGTAGTCCGAAATTGTGTGGAAGCGCCCCCGTTCTGGCTCACTTGGGACAGCTTCATGTCTCCCACATTGATGATCCGAGAGAGGCGCCCAAGCCGCGTGAAAAAATCAAGAAGAGCGAAATAGGGGCCGTCAACCGTGAGCTTGAACGGCATGGCGTAATGGTATTGCTGCGACACGACCGGTTGCGTTTCGATCTTGCGGATCATGACTCCTGAGGCGCTCGCTGCGGTTTGCACCATAATGATGAATTGATCGACTTCTTTGTTTTCAGGCACAATTGCCTGCAGCGTCTCCAGTTGTTTCTGCAGTGCCGTCATCTCTCCCTGCAACTCAACCCGTCGCTGTTGGTACACGCGCAGCGATTGCACATTCGCATCGAGAGGTTTCAATCTTGCGTTGGCATCGTCCACAGCCACACGTTCCGCTTGCACTGGCGAAAACGGCATGTATAAGCCGGCGAGGACCAGCACGATCGCCAGCGCCAAGAACACCAGAGCTTGAATTGGCCACGCCATTTCCTTGAAAGAAGTCGCCATGATTAGCTCTTCCCCGGCCGTGCTGCTGCCGCAGGGGTTGTCGAAGCTCCCGCACCCGATTTCCCGGCCGCGTTCACGTTTGCCGTCATCGCAAACGCATATGTCTGAACGCCCTTGACGATGTCATTCTCGGTCGCCGTCTTGATTTCAATCTGACCGAAATACCCTGACCGCTTCATCTGCGTGATGAAGTTCGCGATTGCTGTGATTGAAGCAGACTCGCCCGTGATATTCAGAGAATCCCCGTTGCGCTCAAGTTCTGTCAGCCACAATTGGTCGGATCGGCTAACGGTATTCGCGACCATTTGCAATAAATCCTGGCCACCGGAACGCCCGGCCTGCAACGCTTCAATCACGTTGATGCGCTGCTGCAGGACCGTTTTTTCCTTCTCGTAGGTTTCCACTTCGGTCTTGGTCTGTTGTAGTCTGGCTTGCTCCGCTTGCAGACTCGCTATGCGCGCCTGAATACCGGTAAGTTCGGTTTCTTTTTGGTGGTACATCACATAGAGCACCACGCAGGCGAGCAATATGGAGGCTGCAAACAGCACCAGTCGCAGCGACGACTCCAGCGGAATCGTCGGCCCGGTTGTCTTCGGCCTTTCCTGACCGAGGAGGTTGATCCGAATCATGGGGTATCGAAGCTCCTCAGCGCCAAGCCGACCGCAATAGCCAGCCGCGGCGCCATCTCCCGAATTTTTTCTTCATCATGCCGCCCCGGATTCACCACAATCTTCCGGAACGGGTAAAGCTCTTCGACCGGCATCCCAAATTCTTCCCGCAACAAATCCAAAAGGCCAGGCACACGTGCCGTTCCCCCCGCCACTACGATCCGGCGAATGTTTTCGCCGCTGGCCGTAGCGCGGAAAAAGTCAAACGTCTTTTGAATTTCCAAAATCAAGATGTCCGATACCGAACGCAGGATCGACGTCCGCTGCTCCTCAGTTATGCCCGGAACAGTTCCGCCCATCTTCAATCTCTCGGCGTCTTCGAAGTTCAGGTCGAGTTCCTTTTGGAGCGCGTCTGTGTACTGATTGCCACCCACCGAAACGTCGCGGGTGAAT includes:
- the pilO gene encoding type 4a pilus biogenesis protein PilO; the encoded protein is MATSFKEMAWPIQALVFLALAIVLVLAGLYMPFSPVQAERVAVDDANARLKPLDANVQSLRVYQQRRVELQGEMTALQKQLETLQAIVPENKEVDQFIIMVQTAASASGVMIRKIETQPVVSQQYHYAMPFKLTVDGPYFALLDFFTRLGRLSRIINVGDMKLSQVSQNGGASTQFRTTPGTTVTAQFTITTFFTNSTDGTASGSGSAAGGKAPSAPMAGNH
- a CDS encoding PilN domain-containing protein — protein: MIRINLLGQERPKTTGPTIPLESSLRLVLFAASILLACVVLYVMYHQKETELTGIQARIASLQAEQARLQQTKTEVETYEKEKTVLQQRINVIEALQAGRSGGQDLLQMVANTVSRSDQLWLTELERNGDSLNITGESASITAIANFITQMKRSGYFGQIEIKTATENDIVKGVQTYAFAMTANVNAAGKSGAGASTTPAAAARPGKS